A genome region from Vibrio tapetis subsp. tapetis includes the following:
- the ilvG gene encoding acetolactate synthase 2 catalytic subunit gives MTGAGLVVAALRQQGIKTVFGYPGGAIMPIYDALYDGGVEHVLCRHEQGAAMAAIGMARSTQDVAVCLATSGPGATNLVTGLADAFLDSVPLVAITGQVASSHIGTDAFQEMDVIGMSLSCTKHSYLVTDIEDLASTLAEAFEVAKTGRPGPVLVDIAKDVQLAASPVSELPYFEPPAIPVATVENVELAQHLLAQSQKPVLYVGGGIQIAKATESVRAFLKQNPMPSVSTLKGLGSIERHDPHYLGMLGMHGTKAANLVVQESDLLIVVGARFDDRVTGKLGTFAPHAKVIHIDIDAAEFNKLRHAHAPIQGDINVILPQLTLEHGIDSWLTESELLRRENKWNYNHPGDLIYAPLMLKQLSDMMDDNAIVSTDVGQHQMWAAQHIQPRQPQNFITSAGLGTMGFGLPAAMGAKIARPDDQSILISGDGSFMMNVQELGTLKRKQVALKMVLINNQRLGMVRQWQSLFFDGRHSETILDDNPDFVVLASAFGIPGKTITKKEEVEPALKEMLESDTAYLLHVLISEEENVWPLVPPGAANQDMLENT, from the coding sequence ATGACAGGTGCAGGACTCGTAGTTGCAGCACTACGACAACAAGGAATTAAGACGGTTTTTGGCTACCCTGGTGGTGCCATCATGCCAATATACGACGCCCTCTATGACGGCGGAGTTGAGCATGTCCTCTGCCGACACGAGCAAGGTGCCGCGATGGCAGCCATTGGTATGGCTCGTTCAACTCAAGATGTGGCGGTTTGTCTTGCAACGTCAGGCCCAGGAGCAACCAACCTCGTGACAGGCCTTGCTGATGCTTTCTTAGATTCTGTTCCTCTTGTTGCGATTACAGGCCAAGTTGCGAGTAGCCACATTGGTACTGATGCATTCCAAGAAATGGATGTCATTGGCATGTCTTTGTCTTGTACCAAACACAGCTATCTTGTCACCGACATTGAAGATCTTGCTTCGACCCTTGCTGAAGCATTTGAAGTAGCAAAAACTGGTCGCCCTGGCCCTGTATTGGTTGATATCGCTAAAGATGTACAATTGGCTGCTTCTCCTGTTTCAGAACTTCCATATTTTGAGCCGCCAGCTATCCCTGTAGCAACAGTAGAAAATGTTGAACTGGCTCAGCATTTGCTGGCACAAAGTCAGAAGCCAGTTTTGTATGTCGGTGGTGGTATTCAAATAGCCAAAGCGACTGAATCGGTTCGTGCATTCTTAAAGCAAAACCCAATGCCATCGGTCAGTACCCTAAAAGGTCTTGGCAGCATAGAAAGACACGACCCTCACTACCTTGGCATGCTCGGTATGCACGGTACCAAAGCCGCTAACCTTGTGGTTCAAGAATCTGATCTTTTGATTGTTGTTGGCGCTCGTTTTGATGACCGAGTAACTGGCAAGCTTGGTACGTTTGCTCCACACGCTAAAGTCATTCACATCGATATTGATGCCGCTGAGTTTAATAAACTTCGCCATGCTCATGCACCAATTCAAGGTGATATCAATGTGATCTTGCCTCAACTCACGTTAGAGCATGGAATCGACTCTTGGTTAACGGAATCAGAATTACTACGCCGTGAAAACAAGTGGAATTACAACCATCCTGGCGATCTCATCTACGCGCCATTAATGCTAAAACAACTTTCTGACATGATGGATGACAACGCCATTGTTTCAACTGATGTTGGACAACATCAAATGTGGGCAGCGCAGCACATTCAACCTCGCCAGCCACAAAACTTCATCACTTCTGCAGGATTAGGCACAATGGGCTTCGGCTTACCTGCAGCAATGGGCGCTAAAATTGCTCGTCCTGATGATCAATCGATTCTGATCTCAGGTGATGGCTCATTCATGATGAATGTACAAGAACTCGGTACGCTAAAGCGCAAGCAAGTTGCTCTTAAAATGGTGCTTATCAACAATCAACGCTTGGGTATGGTAAGACAATGGCAATCGCTGTTTTTTGATGGTCGCCACAGTGAAACCATTCTTGATGACAACCCCGATTTTGTCGTGCTGGCCAGCGCATTTGGTATTCCGGGTAAAACCATCACCAAAAAAGAAGAAGTTGAGCCCGCTCTAAAAGAAATGCTTGAAAGTGACACCGCTTACTTGCTGCATGTTCTAATCTCAGAAGAAGAAAATGTATGGCCACTGGTTCCACCGGGTGCTGCTAACCAAGACATGTTGGAGAATACCTAA
- the ilvM gene encoding acetolactate synthase 2 small subunit, which yields MERYLLDIKADDKPVLLERVLRVVRHRGFIIKQVAATQNHESHVASVEIIVDSDRPITFLTNQIEKLWDIRSVTVTLLHGNELPNNNLQQKLGA from the coding sequence ATGGAAAGATACTTATTAGATATTAAAGCAGATGACAAACCGGTATTGCTAGAGCGCGTTTTACGCGTAGTAAGACACCGTGGTTTCATCATCAAACAAGTGGCAGCAACACAAAATCATGAAAGCCACGTAGCCAGTGTAGAAATCATCGTAGACAGTGACCGCCCAATTACGTTTTTGACCAACCAAATCGAAAAATTATGGGATATTAGAAGCGTCACCGTTACGTTATTGCACGGTAATGAACTTCCAAATAATAACTTACAACAAAAGCTCGGTGCTTAA
- a CDS encoding acyltransferase: protein MFAYLILTANLFLGTLNNILCSTVIVILALIKVLMPIQCSKRFITRVANTVMRFWSGINGLIINGLNPVEWHVIGGEDLRKDQWYLLICNHMSWTDILVLCTVFKDKIPMPKFFLKQALLYVPFIGMACWALDMPFMRRHSREYLIRHPEKRGQDLETTRQSCEKFQHIPTTVVNYVEGTRFTAEKHQKSAQQYDHLLAPKSGGIAYTLAAMGEQFDSIIDVTIAYPDNREQPFKDLLFGRLKRVEVHIRTIPMNEQHTGDYFNDKPYKRSFQLWLNNLWQEKDDLLKSIYRRN, encoded by the coding sequence ATGTTTGCTTATCTTATTCTTACCGCTAATCTTTTTCTTGGTACGTTAAATAATATTCTGTGCTCAACGGTGATTGTCATCTTGGCTTTAATTAAAGTCTTGATGCCGATTCAATGCTCGAAACGTTTTATCACTCGGGTGGCCAACACGGTTATGCGCTTTTGGTCGGGTATTAATGGCTTAATTATTAATGGCCTAAACCCGGTTGAATGGCATGTCATCGGTGGTGAGGACCTTAGAAAAGATCAATGGTATTTGTTGATTTGTAATCACATGAGTTGGACCGATATCTTAGTGCTATGCACCGTATTTAAAGACAAAATACCGATGCCCAAGTTCTTTCTTAAGCAAGCTTTGTTATATGTGCCGTTTATCGGCATGGCTTGTTGGGCGTTAGACATGCCATTTATGCGTCGTCATTCTAGAGAGTATTTGATACGTCACCCTGAAAAACGAGGCCAAGACTTAGAGACGACACGCCAGTCATGTGAAAAGTTTCAACACATTCCGACTACGGTCGTGAACTACGTGGAAGGAACGCGCTTTACGGCGGAAAAACATCAGAAGTCGGCACAACAATACGATCATCTATTAGCACCTAAGTCGGGTGGCATTGCGTATACGCTGGCTGCAATGGGCGAACAGTTTGATAGCATCATAGATGTGACCATCGCCTACCCAGACAATAGAGAGCAGCCTTTTAAAGACTTGTTATTTGGGCGCTTGAAGCGAGTTGAGGTTCACATTCGTACCATTCCAATGAATGAGCAGCATACCGGTGACTACTTTAACGATAAGCCGTATAAGCGCAGTTTTCAGTTGTGGCTTAATAATTTGTGGCAAGAAAAAGACGATTTGTTGAAATCAATTTACAGACGTAATTAG
- a CDS encoding branched-chain amino acid transaminase gives MAAKTADYIWFNGEMVPWADANVHVLTHAMHYGTSVFEGVRCYNTPNGPIVFRHLDHAKRLKDSAKIYRFPIPYTVDEIMEATRETLRQNKLDSAYIRPLGFVGNVGLGVCPPEETEMDLIIAAFPWGSYLGEEALENGVDAMISSWNRAAPNTIPTAAKAGGNYLSSLLVGGEARRHGYDEGIALSVDGYLSEGAGENLFVIRNGIISTPPATSAILPGITRDSIMILAREMGYEVREENIAREALYLADEVFMTGTAAEIVPVRSVDKITVGEGKRGPITEKVQSAYFGLFNGTTEDKWGWLDYVYPANAPAAK, from the coding sequence ATGGCAGCAAAAACAGCAGATTACATTTGGTTTAATGGTGAAATGGTTCCTTGGGCAGACGCGAACGTTCACGTACTGACTCACGCTATGCACTACGGCACTTCTGTATTTGAAGGGGTTCGTTGTTACAACACGCCCAATGGGCCGATTGTATTTCGTCATTTAGATCACGCAAAGCGCCTAAAAGATTCAGCAAAAATCTATCGTTTCCCAATCCCGTATACGGTTGATGAAATCATGGAAGCGACACGCGAAACCCTGCGTCAAAATAAATTGGATTCCGCTTACATTCGTCCACTTGGCTTTGTTGGCAACGTAGGTTTAGGCGTGTGTCCACCAGAAGAAACGGAAATGGATCTTATTATTGCCGCATTCCCTTGGGGATCATACCTAGGCGAAGAAGCGCTAGAAAATGGTGTTGATGCCATGATTTCAAGCTGGAATCGTGCCGCACCTAACACCATTCCAACCGCAGCAAAAGCGGGGGGTAATTACCTATCTTCTTTATTGGTTGGTGGCGAAGCTCGTCGTCACGGTTACGATGAAGGTATCGCACTAAGCGTCGATGGTTACTTATCGGAAGGCGCGGGTGAAAACCTGTTTGTCATCCGTAACGGCATCATTTCTACACCACCAGCAACCAGTGCTATTTTACCAGGTATCACTCGTGACTCGATCATGATTCTAGCAAGAGAAATGGGATATGAAGTTCGCGAAGAAAACATTGCCCGTGAAGCACTATACCTTGCTGACGAAGTATTCATGACAGGCACTGCTGCTGAGATTGTACCGGTTCGCTCAGTCGATAAAATTACAGTAGGAGAAGGCAAACGCGGCCCTATTACTGAAAAAGTTCAGTCAGCGTACTTCGGCCTATTCAACGGCACCACTGAAGATAAGTGGGGCTGGTTAGATTACGTTTACCCAGCAAATGCACCTGCTGCAAAATAA
- the ilvA gene encoding threonine ammonia-lyase, biosynthetic — MAVSNQTGAEYLRQILRAPVYEVAMVTPLQDMPRLSARLGNQIQLKREDRQPVHSFKLRGAYTMVASLSDEQKQAGVIAASAGNHAQGMALSGTKLGIQTTIVMPKTTPDIKVEAVRGFGGIVVLHGNNFDEAKAEAERLAAEHNFTFVPPFDHPLVIAGQGTIGMEMLQQNGHLDYIFVPVGGGGLAAGIAVLIKQLMPEIKVIAVEPEESACLKAALDAGEPVVLDQVSMFADGVAVKRIGDETFRVCQQYLDGHITVSSDEICSAVKDIFEDTRAIAEPSGALALAGLKKYAEQNQLQDKQLATVLSGANTNFHGLRYVSERSELGEKREGLLAVTIPERPGAFLEFCNLIGGRAVTEFNYRFNDDKLANIFVGLRLQDGQRELDSVIQDLKHGGYPVADLSDDEMAKLHVRYMIGGKPSKPLKERLYSFEFPESPGALLKFLSTLGTHWNISLFNYRNQGADYGRVLCGFELEESDLSRFSAHLRELGYQCKDETDNPSYRFFLSSQ, encoded by the coding sequence ATGGCTGTCTCCAATCAAACTGGCGCAGAATATCTGCGCCAAATCCTAAGAGCACCGGTCTATGAAGTGGCGATGGTAACGCCACTTCAAGATATGCCGAGATTGTCTGCTCGATTAGGAAATCAGATCCAACTCAAACGAGAAGATCGCCAACCGGTTCACTCGTTCAAGCTACGTGGCGCTTACACCATGGTCGCCAGCTTGAGTGACGAGCAGAAACAAGCTGGGGTCATTGCCGCCTCAGCAGGTAACCACGCACAGGGTATGGCGCTCTCTGGCACTAAGCTGGGAATTCAAACCACTATTGTGATGCCTAAAACCACACCGGACATCAAAGTAGAAGCCGTGCGCGGTTTTGGTGGCATTGTGGTACTTCATGGTAATAACTTCGATGAAGCCAAAGCTGAAGCTGAACGATTAGCTGCTGAACATAACTTCACTTTTGTGCCCCCTTTTGATCACCCACTCGTGATTGCTGGGCAAGGCACGATTGGCATGGAAATGCTGCAACAAAACGGTCACTTAGATTATATCTTTGTGCCTGTTGGTGGTGGCGGTCTGGCTGCTGGTATTGCTGTGCTTATCAAGCAACTGATGCCGGAAATCAAAGTCATTGCGGTTGAGCCTGAAGAGTCTGCCTGTTTAAAAGCTGCGCTTGATGCCGGTGAACCTGTGGTGCTTGATCAAGTCAGTATGTTTGCTGATGGCGTTGCCGTTAAACGTATCGGCGATGAAACGTTCCGCGTTTGTCAGCAATACCTTGATGGCCATATCACGGTCTCAAGTGACGAAATTTGCTCTGCCGTTAAAGATATTTTTGAAGACACTCGTGCTATCGCTGAGCCGTCTGGGGCCTTGGCTCTCGCCGGTCTTAAGAAATACGCCGAGCAAAATCAACTGCAAGACAAACAGCTAGCAACGGTATTGTCGGGAGCGAACACCAACTTCCACGGTTTGCGTTATGTTTCTGAGCGCAGTGAGCTGGGTGAAAAACGTGAAGGTCTACTGGCGGTAACGATTCCAGAAAGACCAGGGGCGTTCTTAGAGTTTTGTAACTTGATTGGCGGCCGCGCTGTTACTGAGTTTAACTACCGTTTTAACGACGACAAATTGGCGAATATCTTTGTTGGTTTGCGTTTGCAAGATGGTCAGAGAGAACTGGATAGCGTCATTCAAGACCTCAAACACGGTGGCTACCCTGTTGCCGATTTGTCTGACGACGAAATGGCAAAGCTGCACGTGCGTTATATGATTGGTGGTAAGCCGTCAAAGCCACTAAAAGAGCGTTTATACAGCTTTGAATTCCCTGAATCTCCTGGTGCTTTGCTTAAGTTTTTAAGCACGCTAGGGACTCACTGGAACATCAGTTTATTTAACTACCGTAACCAAGGTGCCGACTACGGCCGTGTATTGTGTGGCTTTGAATTAGAAGAGTCTGATTTAAGCCGATTCTCAGCTCACCTGCGTGAGCTGGGTTACCAGTGCAAAGATGAAACCGATAACCCATCTTATCGTTTTTTCCTATCTAGCCAGTAA
- a CDS encoding DUF2860 family protein, which yields MKKTQIALLLTATVVAAPSVARSETPQGFSGEIALNTAFFQSKSNLNTSAEAQRVENETPTTTSYGVFPLGNIKYTFDNHQLFAGTSRADIAVGTVALEAGYQYRFSGGTKWSVSVLPTVLASKVWQDPYQLTGGREETEEKGTAYRMQFKNIAGSLFNLDLAYGDSKVSDEQSGSEYSVSEQSQLERDRQVYYAKFDMMLPLSRTFLLFPAIKYIDSKADGNAMSNSALGGELTSIMIFGQHQFAATLGYMKHEYNEQHPVFSKTRSDAKIKSFIAYEYTDFFDIDSLSLVAFAGYNTSDSNIEFYDETGLVTSVGVNWKF from the coding sequence ATGAAAAAGACACAAATTGCCCTTCTACTAACTGCAACAGTCGTTGCTGCTCCTAGTGTTGCGAGATCAGAAACACCCCAAGGATTCAGTGGTGAAATTGCATTAAATACTGCGTTTTTTCAAAGTAAATCGAATCTAAACACCAGCGCAGAAGCACAACGAGTAGAAAATGAAACGCCGACAACCACCAGCTACGGTGTATTTCCACTCGGCAACATCAAATACACCTTCGATAACCACCAACTTTTTGCTGGTACCTCTAGAGCCGACATTGCAGTCGGTACTGTTGCGCTAGAAGCAGGTTATCAATACAGATTCTCTGGTGGTACAAAATGGAGTGTTTCTGTACTTCCGACAGTACTGGCAAGCAAAGTATGGCAAGACCCATATCAACTGACGGGGGGGCGCGAAGAAACAGAAGAAAAAGGCACGGCTTATCGTATGCAGTTTAAAAATATAGCCGGTTCGCTATTTAATCTAGATTTAGCATACGGTGACAGCAAAGTGAGCGATGAGCAATCAGGCTCCGAATACAGCGTATCAGAGCAATCTCAACTCGAGCGAGATCGCCAGGTGTACTACGCTAAATTCGATATGATGCTGCCACTGTCTCGCACCTTTTTACTGTTTCCAGCGATTAAATACATAGACAGCAAAGCCGACGGTAATGCCATGAGTAACTCAGCATTAGGTGGTGAGCTAACCAGCATAATGATCTTTGGTCAGCATCAATTTGCCGCAACGCTAGGCTACATGAAGCATGAATACAACGAGCAACACCCTGTGTTTTCTAAAACACGTTCCGACGCCAAGATAAAAAGCTTCATCGCTTATGAATACACCGACTTTTTCGATATAGACAGCCTATCGTTGGTTGCTTTTGCAGGTTACAACACCTCAGATTCAAACATTGAGTTCTATGATGAAACTGGCTTAGTCACCTCTGTCGGTGTTAACTGGAAATTCTAA
- a CDS encoding thiol:disulfide interchange protein DsbA/DsbL — protein sequence MIALAVTLLLSVFAYAAKFNQDEHYKVLDVTASSSPLVTELFSFYCPHCHSFEPMIQELKRQLPDNAKLQKVHVSFMGGPMGMSMSKAYATSIVLKIEDKMTPILFDRIHNMRQAPKDDAELRQIFLDHGVKAKAFDAAFNGFAVDSMVRRFDKQFENSGLRGVPALIVNNKYLVKTESLESVEQYFELVNFLLKK from the coding sequence ATCATTGCCCTAGCAGTAACCCTGCTATTAAGTGTTTTTGCCTACGCTGCGAAGTTTAATCAAGATGAGCACTATAAAGTGCTGGATGTGACGGCTTCATCATCACCGCTAGTCACTGAGTTATTTTCATTCTATTGCCCACATTGCCATTCATTTGAGCCAATGATTCAAGAACTTAAGCGTCAACTTCCAGACAACGCCAAGCTACAAAAAGTACACGTATCTTTCATGGGAGGCCCGATGGGCATGTCGATGAGCAAAGCTTACGCGACGTCTATCGTGCTAAAAATCGAAGACAAAATGACGCCAATTTTATTTGATCGCATTCATAACATGCGCCAAGCACCAAAAGATGACGCTGAACTGCGCCAAATTTTTCTCGACCACGGTGTGAAAGCAAAAGCATTTGATGCTGCATTCAATGGGTTTGCCGTCGACTCAATGGTGCGCCGTTTTGACAAGCAATTCGAAAATAGCGGCTTAAGAGGTGTTCCCGCTCTCATCGTTAACAATAAGTACCTAGTAAAAACAGAATCCCTAGAATCCGTTGAACAGTACTTTGAATTGGTTAACTTCTTACTGAAGAAGTAA
- the ilvD gene encoding dihydroxy-acid dehydratase, whose translation MSSSNKNTYRSATTTHGRNMAGARALWRATGVKEDDFGKPIIAVVNSFTQFVPGHVHLKDMGQLVAREIEKAGGIAKEFNTIAVDDGIAMGHGGMLYSLPSRELIADSVEYMVNAHCADAMVCISNCDKITPGMMMAAMRLNIPVIFVSGGPMEAGKTKLSDQIIKLDLVDAMIQGADPTISDEQSEQVERSACPTCGSCSGMFTANSMNCLTEALGLSQPGNGSMLATHADREQLFLKAGSRIVELTKRYYEDGDDSALPRNIADRAAFENAMALDIAMGGSSNTVLHLLASAQEGDIDFDMDDIDAMSRRVPHLCKVAPSTPKYHMEDVHRAGGVMAILGELDRAGLLNNQTRTVLGLTMSEQLAQYDIMQTEDEAVLKFFRAGPAGIRTTQAFSQDCRWDRLDDDRENGCIRTKENAFSQEGGLAVLSGNVALDGCIVKTAGVDEENLKFQGPAIVFESQDTAVEGILGGKVSAGDVVVIRYEGPKGGPGMQEMLYPTTYLKSMGLGKACALLTDGRFSGGTSGLSIGHVSPEAASGGTIGLVQNGDIITIDIPSRSITLDVAEDVLAKRRGEQDQAGWKPVSRERVVSLALKAYASLATSADKGAVRDKSKLEG comes from the coding sequence ATGTCTAGCTCTAACAAGAACACTTACCGCAGCGCCACAACGACGCACGGACGTAACATGGCGGGTGCTCGTGCCCTTTGGCGCGCAACAGGTGTTAAAGAAGACGATTTCGGCAAGCCTATTATTGCTGTTGTTAACTCATTTACTCAGTTTGTACCTGGCCACGTTCACCTTAAGGACATGGGCCAACTGGTTGCTCGTGAAATTGAAAAGGCTGGCGGTATTGCGAAAGAATTCAACACGATTGCGGTTGATGATGGTATCGCAATGGGCCACGGAGGCATGCTTTACTCATTGCCTTCTCGTGAGCTGATTGCAGACTCAGTAGAGTACATGGTAAATGCACACTGTGCCGATGCCATGGTTTGTATTTCTAACTGTGACAAAATCACTCCAGGAATGATGATGGCTGCGATGCGCCTCAACATCCCGGTTATTTTTGTTTCTGGCGGACCAATGGAAGCGGGGAAAACCAAGCTTTCCGATCAGATCATCAAACTTGATCTGGTTGATGCCATGATCCAAGGTGCTGATCCCACTATTTCTGACGAGCAAAGTGAGCAAGTAGAACGCTCTGCGTGCCCAACTTGTGGTTCGTGTTCAGGCATGTTTACTGCCAACTCCATGAACTGCCTAACTGAAGCGCTCGGTTTATCTCAGCCGGGTAACGGTTCTATGCTTGCCACTCATGCAGACCGTGAGCAATTATTCCTTAAAGCCGGTTCTCGTATTGTTGAGTTAACCAAACGTTACTATGAAGATGGCGATGACTCAGCACTTCCACGCAACATTGCTGACCGTGCGGCGTTTGAAAATGCCATGGCGCTTGATATCGCGATGGGCGGCTCTAGTAACACCGTATTGCACTTACTTGCGTCTGCTCAAGAAGGCGACATCGATTTCGATATGGACGATATCGACGCCATGTCTCGTCGTGTTCCACACCTTTGTAAAGTCGCGCCGTCTACGCCGAAATACCACATGGAAGACGTTCACCGTGCTGGTGGCGTTATGGCCATTTTAGGTGAGCTTGATCGTGCAGGGTTACTTAATAATCAAACTCGCACTGTGCTAGGCCTAACCATGTCAGAGCAACTGGCACAATACGACATCATGCAAACGGAAGATGAAGCCGTACTGAAATTCTTCCGAGCTGGCCCTGCAGGTATTCGTACTACACAAGCTTTCTCGCAAGATTGCCGTTGGGATCGTCTTGATGACGATCGTGAAAATGGCTGTATTCGCACCAAAGAAAATGCTTTTAGCCAAGAAGGTGGCTTAGCGGTACTGTCAGGTAATGTTGCGCTTGATGGTTGTATCGTAAAAACAGCGGGTGTTGATGAAGAAAACCTTAAATTCCAAGGCCCTGCTATCGTATTCGAAAGCCAAGATACCGCAGTTGAAGGCATCTTAGGTGGCAAAGTAAGCGCTGGCGATGTAGTTGTGATTCGTTACGAAGGCCCTAAAGGCGGCCCGGGCATGCAAGAAATGCTTTACCCGACAACCTACCTTAAATCTATGGGCTTAGGCAAAGCCTGTGCGCTGCTAACCGACGGCCGCTTCTCTGGTGGTACTTCGGGTCTCTCTATTGGTCACGTATCTCCTGAAGCCGCTAGCGGTGGCACCATTGGTTTGGTACAAAATGGCGATATCATCACCATCGATATCCCTAGTCGTTCAATTACACTCGATGTCGCTGAAGATGTACTCGCAAAGCGTCGCGGTGAACAAGACCAAGCAGGCTGGAAGCCCGTATCACGTGAGCGTGTTGTGTCTCTTGCGCTTAAAGCCTACGCAAGCTTAGCAACCAGTGCTGACAAAGGCGCGGTGCGTGACAAGTCGAAGTTAGAAGGTTAG
- a CDS encoding YifB family Mg chelatase-like AAA ATPase — MGLAIINSRACIGVEAPEVTVEVHISNGMPGFCLVGLPETTVKESRDRVRSAIVNSGFEMPAKRITVNLAPADLPKEGGRFDLPIALGILAASDQIAVTKLGTYEFVGELALSGELRPVKGVLPAALAANSKNRCLVVPDENGDQAALVGEKRHKSSAHLLDVCADLSGQKVMSLFQTTRYQPPEAPERCLRDIIGQQQGKRALEIAAAGSHDVLFLGPPGTGKTMLASRLCDLLPEMDETEAMETAAVASLTQQEINQHNWKQRPFRSPHHSSSMAALVGGGSMPRPGEISLAHNGLLFLDEMPEFERKVLDSLREPLESGEIIISRAAGKTRFPARFQLVGALNPSPTGYYEGNQSRTNPQIILRYLNRLSGPLLDRFDMSLEIPLLPKGTLAQGGERGEATSIVKKRVVTARETMLSRGGKVNALLGTRELDKHCGLEKADAEFLENALHRLGLSIRAYHRIIKVARTIADLDGQDSITRPHLAEALGYRAMDRLLKQLTAQAV, encoded by the coding sequence ATGGGATTGGCAATTATTAACAGCCGAGCGTGCATTGGTGTTGAAGCACCAGAGGTAACGGTAGAAGTTCATATTAGTAACGGAATGCCAGGTTTCTGCTTGGTGGGCCTTCCTGAGACAACGGTGAAAGAGTCTAGAGATAGGGTACGCAGTGCGATTGTTAATTCAGGGTTTGAGATGCCCGCAAAGCGGATCACCGTCAATCTTGCGCCAGCAGATTTACCCAAAGAAGGAGGGCGGTTCGATTTACCCATCGCATTAGGGATCTTAGCCGCCTCAGATCAAATAGCCGTCACTAAGCTCGGTACCTATGAATTTGTTGGTGAGTTAGCTCTTTCAGGTGAATTGCGACCGGTAAAAGGCGTCTTGCCAGCCGCATTGGCCGCCAATAGCAAAAATCGGTGCTTGGTAGTGCCGGATGAAAACGGCGATCAAGCCGCGTTAGTGGGTGAAAAAAGGCACAAGTCATCAGCGCATTTATTGGATGTATGCGCCGATTTATCGGGTCAAAAGGTCATGTCTCTTTTCCAAACCACCCGCTATCAGCCGCCAGAAGCACCGGAACGTTGCTTGCGAGATATTATTGGTCAACAGCAAGGAAAACGTGCGCTAGAAATCGCCGCTGCTGGCAGTCATGACGTGCTTTTTTTAGGCCCTCCAGGTACCGGAAAAACCATGCTAGCTTCAAGGTTGTGTGATTTATTGCCCGAGATGGATGAAACCGAAGCCATGGAAACGGCCGCCGTGGCGTCATTAACGCAACAAGAAATTAATCAGCACAATTGGAAACAACGTCCGTTTCGCTCTCCTCACCACTCGAGTTCAATGGCGGCATTGGTGGGAGGCGGGTCGATGCCAAGACCCGGAGAAATATCTTTGGCTCATAATGGTTTGTTGTTCTTGGATGAAATGCCAGAGTTTGAGCGAAAGGTGTTGGACTCATTGCGTGAGCCGTTGGAATCTGGCGAAATCATTATTTCCAGAGCGGCGGGTAAAACACGATTTCCTGCTCGATTCCAATTGGTCGGTGCGCTTAACCCTAGCCCTACCGGGTATTACGAAGGTAATCAATCCCGTACCAATCCTCAAATCATCTTGCGTTATTTGAATCGCCTTTCTGGGCCGCTACTTGATCGATTTGATATGTCTTTGGAAATTCCGCTTTTACCTAAGGGCACCTTGGCGCAAGGAGGTGAGAGGGGGGAAGCGACATCCATCGTAAAAAAACGAGTCGTGACAGCCAGAGAAACCATGTTGTCTCGCGGCGGTAAAGTGAATGCGTTATTAGGGACGAGAGAGCTTGATAAGCATTGTGGACTAGAAAAAGCCGATGCTGAGTTTTTGGAGAATGCACTGCACAGACTTGGCTTATCGATAAGGGCATATCATCGAATCATCAAAGTCGCACGCACGATTGCAGATTTAGACGGTCAGGATTCTATAACAAGGCCTCACTTAGCGGAGGCCTTAGGGTATAGAGCTATGGATCGGTTATTGAAACAGCTTACCGCGCAAGCCGTTTAG